A section of the Candidatus Manganitrophus noduliformans genome encodes:
- a CDS encoding methanogen output domain 1-containing protein codes for MEREKTVSSLSADLDIPLERDIFLRTLVRELSGNLQEIIGIDEASGFVSLVGQNMGMAIDQDYKKALGVSQLTREQVADVLVDLKRRIKGDFYIIEQDEEKIVLGNRACPFGDKVIDRPAMCMMTSNVFGSIAAENLGYAKVELQKMIALGDPGCLVVVHLKQTPASDACRGREYFKGDRSE; via the coding sequence ATGGAGAGAGAAAAAACGGTTTCTAGTTTATCCGCCGACCTCGATATTCCGCTGGAGCGCGACATCTTCTTGCGGACCCTGGTGAGAGAGTTGTCCGGGAACTTGCAGGAGATCATCGGGATCGATGAGGCCTCCGGTTTCGTCAGTTTGGTGGGACAGAACATGGGAATGGCGATCGACCAGGACTATAAAAAAGCGCTCGGCGTCTCTCAGCTTACACGGGAGCAGGTGGCCGACGTGCTGGTCGATCTGAAGCGGCGCATCAAAGGGGACTTCTATATCATCGAGCAGGACGAGGAGAAAATCGTCTTGGGGAACCGGGCGTGCCCTTTTGGAGACAAAGTCATTGATCGGCCGGCCATGTGCATGATGACTTCGAATGTCTTCGGGTCGATCGCGGCGGAAAATCTCGGGTATGCCAAGGTCGAGCTTCAGAAGATGATTGCCTTGGGCGATCCCGGCTGCCTGGTGGTCGTTCATCTCAAACAAACGCCGGCGTCCGATGCATGCAGGGGAAGGGAGTATTTTAAGGGAGACCGTTCCGAGTGA
- a CDS encoding lysogenic protein produces MNTELIVALISGGIALVSAGFAMWGQFTSARLAADLQNLQLAEARRLEREKTVSRYREPLARAAHDLQSRLYNILAQGFMHLSAENKTERERSYVLNNTVYLIAQYFAWTEIIRRDIQHIDLGTEEETTKLARLQDNTYRLWQTDRFGSLFRVFAGEQRAIGERMIIETPRGPECIGYSAFLDQNLSEKDPLLNALREDVRECSASLEEARPRLIAIQNVLIDLLDFLDPNYVRFPKERRRKVGQ; encoded by the coding sequence ATGAACACAGAGTTGATTGTGGCGCTGATCTCCGGCGGAATTGCGCTGGTGTCGGCCGGATTCGCCATGTGGGGACAGTTCACCTCCGCGCGGCTGGCCGCCGATTTACAGAACCTTCAATTGGCCGAAGCCCGGCGGCTCGAACGGGAGAAGACCGTCTCCCGCTACCGGGAGCCGCTCGCGCGGGCCGCCCACGATCTGCAAAGCCGCTTGTATAACATCCTGGCCCAGGGCTTCATGCATCTTTCCGCCGAGAACAAGACCGAGCGGGAGCGATCGTACGTTCTGAACAACACCGTTTACCTGATCGCCCAGTACTTCGCCTGGACCGAGATCATCCGCCGCGATATTCAGCACATCGATCTCGGCACGGAGGAGGAGACCACCAAACTGGCGCGATTGCAGGACAACACCTACCGGCTCTGGCAGACCGACCGGTTCGGTTCCCTCTTTCGCGTGTTCGCCGGAGAGCAGCGGGCCATCGGCGAGCGAATGATCATCGAGACCCCAAGAGGACCCGAATGCATCGGCTACTCCGCCTTCCTCGATCAGAACCTAAGTGAAAAAGACCCCCTCCTGAATGCCCTGAGAGAAGACGTGCGGGAATGTTCGGCGAGTTTGGAAGAAGCCCGCCCGCGTTTGATCGCGATTCAGAACGTCCTCATCGACCTCCTCGATTTTCTCGATCCTAATTACGTCCGGTTTCCGAAAGAGCGCAGACGGAAGGTGGGGCAATAG
- a CDS encoding ATP-binding protein, protein MTPNEFLAVAKTLPEGMLLVSGAGKILAANRALGDLLGASSEGLIGKRLFDVAASPPDKIKTYLQVCSRSGQMMIGTLSFHFPPKKIDCRAEGAAVEPGRKGESSKIILRLRPKDSGSSQFILLNRQIQALTNEITIRRRTEEELKRKTSEAEEANRIKSQFLSNVSHELRTPLNAILGYTALLLDQVYGPIGENIKEPLERTKRNADALLKLVNDVLDFSRIESGKMPLDLAPVDISSLIQDVYAEMKFFLDQKSLHVQWNLEKALPLVECDANKVRQVFVNLFSNAIKFTNQGGVTISTKNRPEKEGIEILIQDTGIGIRSEELPKIFDLFHQVDPTSTREFGGVGLGLAIVKEIVHLLKGEIQVESEYGKGSTFIVFLPCRSGRLTAP, encoded by the coding sequence GTGACCCCCAACGAATTCTTGGCCGTCGCCAAGACCCTTCCAGAGGGAATGCTGCTTGTATCAGGCGCAGGAAAAATCCTTGCCGCCAACCGGGCCCTGGGAGATCTTTTAGGCGCCTCTTCCGAAGGGCTGATCGGGAAGCGTCTCTTCGACGTTGCAGCCTCTCCTCCGGACAAGATCAAGACCTATCTTCAAGTCTGCTCGCGCAGCGGTCAGATGATGATCGGGACCCTCTCCTTCCACTTTCCACCGAAGAAGATTGACTGCCGCGCGGAAGGTGCAGCGGTCGAGCCCGGGAGAAAAGGGGAGTCGTCGAAGATCATCCTCCGGCTGCGGCCGAAGGATTCCGGCTCCAGCCAATTCATCCTGCTGAACCGTCAGATCCAGGCGCTGACAAATGAAATTACGATCCGGCGGCGAACGGAGGAGGAACTCAAGCGGAAGACGTCGGAAGCGGAGGAAGCGAACCGCATTAAATCCCAATTTCTCTCCAACGTCTCTCACGAGCTCAGAACGCCGCTCAATGCCATTCTCGGCTATACCGCGCTTCTATTGGATCAGGTCTACGGCCCTATTGGGGAGAACATCAAAGAGCCGCTGGAGCGGACCAAGCGAAATGCGGACGCGCTTTTAAAGCTGGTCAATGACGTGCTTGATTTTTCCAGGATCGAATCGGGAAAGATGCCCCTGGATCTGGCCCCGGTCGACATTTCTTCCTTAATACAGGATGTGTATGCTGAGATGAAATTTTTCCTTGATCAGAAATCGCTCCATGTTCAATGGAACCTGGAAAAAGCGCTTCCACTGGTTGAATGTGATGCCAATAAGGTCCGGCAGGTTTTCGTGAATCTTTTTTCCAATGCGATCAAATTTACGAATCAGGGGGGGGTGACGATTTCGACAAAGAATCGGCCGGAAAAGGAGGGGATTGAAATTTTAATCCAGGATACCGGCATCGGCATCCGCTCGGAAGAGCTTCCTAAAATATTCGATTTGTTCCATCAGGTCGATCCGACCTCGACGCGAGAGTTCGGCGGCGTCGGATTGGGCCTGGCGATCGTCAAAGAGATCGTCCATTTGTTAAAGGGCGAGATCCAAGTCGAAAGCGAATATGGTAAAGGGTCCACCTTTATCGTCTTTCTTCCTTGCCGAAGCGGTAGACTGACCGCGCCTTAG
- a CDS encoding helix-turn-helix transcriptional regulator: MMHSLPIAVRAHRDREPAQVGSNPFNEKDAREMQSLMTPWIEPGIILLNREGEILHQNRAAREITDRLAGKNRGIVFELYLTFKQSEPLRERVCRHHDGAVYLFRPVLLQPRRDESDFTQLLILIERVFQDPASAPSEAPIKLTPREKRVVQLLSHGMTNKEVANCMHIGEYTVKHHVKQIMRKFQVTTRAAIVAKSFSHRRYLELENEAASARAV, from the coding sequence ATGATGCATTCCTTACCGATTGCCGTCCGTGCCCATCGAGATCGGGAACCAGCCCAAGTCGGATCGAATCCCTTCAATGAGAAAGATGCGAGGGAGATGCAATCCCTCATGACACCCTGGATCGAGCCCGGGATTATCCTTTTGAATCGGGAAGGAGAGATTCTCCATCAAAACCGAGCGGCCCGAGAGATTACGGATCGGCTCGCCGGAAAAAACCGGGGAATCGTTTTTGAGCTTTATCTCACGTTCAAACAATCGGAACCCCTCCGGGAGCGGGTCTGCCGGCATCATGACGGCGCCGTTTATCTTTTCCGCCCCGTTCTTCTGCAGCCGCGGCGGGATGAGTCCGATTTTACGCAGCTGCTGATTCTCATCGAGCGCGTCTTCCAAGACCCTGCGTCGGCGCCGTCCGAGGCGCCGATCAAACTCACCCCGCGTGAAAAGAGGGTGGTTCAGCTTTTATCGCATGGGATGACGAATAAAGAGGTGGCGAACTGTATGCACATCGGGGAGTATACGGTGAAGCACCATGTCAAGCAGATCATGAGGAAGTTTCAGGTCACCACCCGGGCCGCCATTGTGGCGAAGAGTTTTTCGCATCGGCGTTATCTGGAATTGGAAAACGAGGCGGCGTCGGCGAGGGCCGTCTGA